Proteins encoded together in one Cellulomonas gilvus ATCC 13127 window:
- a CDS encoding magnesium transporter MgtE N-terminal domain-containing protein, which produces MSSVGTRVFVARLAGTTVFDPLGDQVGRVRDVVVLVRPKGAPRAVGLVVEVPGRRRVFLPLTRVTAMDPGQVISTGLVNMRRFEQRAFETLAVSELLDRTVDLADGSGSATIEDLAIELQRGGDWVVTKLFVRRVVPGHRGLLRRRGETQLVAMSEVTGLARAAGQQAAELLLAQYEDLKPADLADVLHDLGTTRRLEVATALDNERLADVLEELPEDDQVAILQGLELGRAADVLEAMEPDDAADLLGELPQEQAAELLGLMEPDEAKDVRRLLAYEDNTAGGLMTTEPVILGPETPIAAALAHVRRQDLTPALASMVFIARPPLETPTGRFIGVVHLQRMLREPPHESIGSIADTDIEPIEVDAPLLSVTRQLATYNLLALPVVDADKRLLGAVSVDDVLDHLLPEDWREQDDERHDERAGLSRPPQAGVRRG; this is translated from the coding sequence GTGAGCAGCGTCGGCACCCGGGTGTTCGTCGCGCGCCTGGCCGGGACCACGGTCTTCGACCCCTTGGGCGACCAGGTGGGGCGGGTGCGCGACGTCGTCGTGCTCGTGCGCCCCAAGGGCGCACCGCGCGCCGTGGGCCTCGTGGTCGAGGTGCCCGGGCGCAGGCGCGTCTTCCTGCCGCTGACACGCGTGACCGCGATGGACCCCGGCCAGGTCATCTCGACCGGGCTGGTGAACATGCGCCGCTTCGAGCAGCGCGCGTTCGAGACGCTCGCCGTGAGCGAGCTGCTGGACCGCACCGTGGACCTGGCGGACGGCAGCGGCAGCGCCACCATCGAGGACCTGGCGATCGAGCTGCAGCGCGGCGGGGACTGGGTGGTCACCAAGCTGTTCGTGCGACGCGTCGTCCCCGGGCACCGGGGTCTGCTGCGGCGCCGCGGCGAGACACAGCTGGTCGCGATGTCCGAGGTCACGGGCCTGGCGCGCGCCGCCGGGCAGCAGGCGGCCGAGCTGCTGCTGGCGCAGTACGAGGACCTCAAGCCGGCGGACCTCGCGGACGTCCTGCACGACCTGGGCACGACGCGTCGCCTCGAGGTCGCCACGGCGCTCGACAACGAGCGCCTCGCCGACGTGCTCGAGGAGCTGCCGGAGGACGACCAGGTCGCGATCCTGCAGGGGCTCGAGCTGGGCCGCGCGGCGGACGTGCTCGAGGCCATGGAGCCCGACGACGCGGCCGACCTGCTGGGCGAGCTGCCGCAGGAGCAGGCCGCCGAGCTGCTCGGGCTGATGGAGCCCGACGAGGCCAAGGACGTGCGGCGCCTGCTGGCGTACGAGGACAACACCGCGGGTGGCCTGATGACCACCGAGCCCGTGATCCTGGGCCCGGAGACGCCGATCGCCGCGGCGCTCGCGCACGTGCGCCGGCAGGACCTCACGCCCGCGCTCGCGTCGATGGTGTTCATCGCGCGGCCCCCGCTCGAGACGCCCACGGGCCGGTTCATCGGCGTGGTGCACCTGCAGCGCATGCTGCGCGAGCCGCCGCACGAGTCGATCGGCTCGATCGCGGACACCGACATCGAGCCCATCGAGGTGGACGCGCCGCTGCTGTCCGTGACGCGTCAGCTGGCCACGTACAACCTGCTCGCGCTGCCGGTGGTGGACGCGGACAAGCGCCTGCTGGGCGCGGTGTCCGTGGACGACGTGCTCGACCACCTGCTGCCCGAGGACTGGCGCGAGCAGGACGACGAGCGGCACGACGAACGGGCGGGGCTGAGCCGGCCGCCGCAGGCCGGGGTGCGCCGTGGCTGA
- a CDS encoding DUF3107 domain-containing protein — MEITIGVQNVAREILVESDQSADEVSAAVVAALAGKPALELVDSKGRRVIVPTPTIGYVEIGAEAKARVGFGTI; from the coding sequence GTGGAGATCACGATCGGCGTGCAGAACGTGGCGCGGGAGATCCTGGTGGAGAGCGACCAGAGCGCGGACGAGGTGTCCGCGGCCGTCGTCGCCGCGCTCGCGGGCAAGCCCGCGCTCGAGCTGGTCGACTCGAAGGGCCGGCGCGTCATCGTGCCGACGCCCACCATCGGGTACGTCGAGATCGGCGCCGAGGCCAAGGCGCGCGTGGGCTTCGGCACCATCTGA
- a CDS encoding general stress protein, protein MAYTGQPRVPRTPTPPQGEQVARYDTYVQAQKAVDHLADKAFPVQMVTIVGTDLQMVERVTGRLSYPRAALGGFVSGAWFGLFVGLLLSLFSTEESSPLLPAILIGGAFGLLFSVLTYSLSRGRRDFTSASQIVASSYAVLCHAEKAHQARQLLAEVGGVTSGWPTKPAVPEVAPQAPTGVRPPADADAPPAQDA, encoded by the coding sequence ATGGCGTACACCGGTCAGCCCCGCGTCCCGCGCACCCCCACCCCGCCCCAGGGCGAGCAGGTGGCCCGCTACGACACCTACGTGCAGGCGCAGAAGGCGGTGGACCACCTGGCGGACAAGGCGTTCCCCGTGCAGATGGTCACCATCGTCGGGACCGACCTGCAGATGGTCGAGCGCGTCACGGGCCGCCTGTCCTACCCGCGCGCCGCGCTCGGGGGGTTCGTCTCGGGCGCGTGGTTCGGCCTGTTCGTCGGGCTGCTGCTGTCGCTGTTCTCGACCGAGGAGTCCAGCCCGTTGCTGCCCGCGATCCTCATCGGCGGCGCGTTCGGCCTGCTGTTCTCGGTGCTGACGTACTCGCTGTCGCGCGGGCGCCGGGACTTCACGTCGGCGAGCCAGATCGTCGCGTCCTCGTACGCCGTGCTGTGCCACGCGGAGAAGGCGCACCAGGCACGTCAGCTGCTCGCCGAGGTCGGGGGCGTGACGAGCGGCTGGCCGACGAAGCCCGCGGTCCCGGAGGTCGCACCGCAGGCGCCGACGGGTGTGCGCCCGCCCGCCGACGCGGACGCGCCGCCCGCGCAGGACGCCTGA
- a CDS encoding Mrp/NBP35 family ATP-binding protein produces the protein MGVVPEQTTPPDDALTAAVLTALATVQDPEIHRPITELGMVRSVEVDGTRVVVGLDLTTPGCPLKDTLTRDVTAAVTQVDGVTDVAVALGVMSAEQRADLRRLLRGTDAEPSIPFAQPGSLTKVFAIASGKGGVGKSSVTANLAVAMAAEGLRVGVVDADIYGFSIPRMLGVDRPPTKVDDMLLPPEAHGVKVVSIGMFVPKGQPVVWRGPMLHRALQQFLADVFWGDLDVLLLDLPPGTGDIAISVAQLLPGSQILVVTTPQAAAAEVAERAGTVAAQTRQQVVGVIENMSWLEQPDGTRLELFGSGGGAHVAQRLTDLTGGDVPLLGQVPLDVRVREAGDTGSPVVLTAPDAPAAVALREVARTLGTRRRGLAGMSLNLTPR, from the coding sequence ATGGGCGTCGTGCCCGAGCAGACCACCCCGCCCGACGACGCCCTGACAGCCGCCGTCCTGACGGCCCTCGCGACCGTGCAGGACCCGGAGATCCACCGGCCGATCACCGAGCTCGGGATGGTCCGGTCGGTCGAGGTGGACGGCACGCGCGTCGTCGTCGGGCTCGACCTGACGACGCCCGGCTGCCCGCTCAAGGACACGCTCACGCGGGACGTCACCGCGGCGGTCACGCAGGTGGACGGGGTCACGGACGTCGCCGTGGCGCTCGGTGTGATGTCCGCCGAGCAGCGCGCCGACCTGCGCCGCCTGCTGCGCGGCACGGACGCCGAGCCCTCGATCCCGTTCGCGCAGCCCGGGTCACTGACCAAGGTGTTCGCGATCGCGTCGGGCAAGGGCGGCGTCGGCAAGTCGTCGGTGACCGCCAACCTCGCGGTCGCGATGGCCGCCGAGGGGCTGCGCGTGGGCGTCGTGGACGCCGACATCTACGGCTTCTCGATCCCCCGGATGCTCGGCGTGGACCGGCCCCCCACCAAGGTCGACGACATGCTGCTCCCGCCCGAGGCGCACGGCGTCAAGGTGGTCTCGATCGGCATGTTCGTCCCGAAGGGCCAGCCCGTGGTCTGGCGCGGGCCCATGCTGCACCGCGCGCTGCAGCAGTTCCTGGCGGACGTGTTCTGGGGCGACCTGGACGTGCTGCTGCTGGACCTGCCGCCCGGCACCGGGGACATCGCGATCTCGGTCGCGCAGCTGCTGCCCGGTTCGCAGATCCTCGTCGTGACCACGCCGCAGGCGGCGGCCGCCGAGGTCGCCGAACGGGCCGGCACGGTCGCCGCGCAGACGCGGCAGCAGGTGGTCGGCGTGATCGAGAACATGTCCTGGCTCGAGCAGCCCGACGGCACGCGCCTCGAGCTGTTCGGCTCGGGCGGCGGCGCGCACGTCGCGCAGCGGCTCACGGACCTCACGGGCGGTGACGTGCCGCTGCTGGGCCAGGTCCCGCTGGACGTGCGCGTGCGCGAGGCCGGCGACACCGGCTCACCGGTGGTGCTGACCGCACCGGACGCGCCGGCGGCGGTCGCGTTGCGGGAGGTCGCGCGCACGCTGGGCACGCGCCGCCGCGGCCTGGCCGGGATGTCGCTCAACCTCACGCCGCGCTGA
- a CDS encoding PHP domain-containing protein, translated as MRIDLHAHSAASDGTQSPADLVASAARAGLDVVALTDHDTTAGWAQAASAARRAGIALVRGTEVSARWRGVSVHLLSYLQDPEHPALVAELDRTREARLGRARRMVELLAADHPVTWDDVLEQAGDAVTVGRPHIADALVARGVVPDRDAAFVDLLRADGRYHVPHYAPDAADAIRAILAAGGVPVFAHPGADARGRIVPDETFDELADAGLAGLEVHHRDHDDAQRARLTGLAHRLGLLVTGGSDHHGAGKANRLGENLTDPAVLAEIEARATSEVIR; from the coding sequence GTGCGCATCGACCTGCACGCCCACTCCGCGGCGTCCGACGGGACCCAGAGCCCAGCCGATCTCGTCGCGTCCGCCGCGCGCGCGGGCCTCGACGTCGTGGCACTCACGGACCACGACACGACCGCCGGGTGGGCGCAGGCCGCGTCCGCGGCGCGCCGTGCCGGGATCGCGCTCGTGCGGGGCACCGAGGTGTCCGCACGCTGGCGTGGCGTGAGCGTCCACCTCCTGTCCTACCTCCAGGACCCCGAGCATCCCGCGCTGGTGGCCGAGCTCGACCGCACGCGTGAGGCTAGGCTGGGCCGCGCGCGGCGCATGGTCGAGCTGCTGGCCGCCGACCACCCCGTGACCTGGGACGACGTGCTGGAGCAGGCGGGTGACGCGGTGACGGTCGGCCGCCCGCACATCGCCGACGCGCTCGTCGCGCGCGGCGTGGTGCCGGACCGCGACGCCGCGTTCGTCGACCTGCTGCGGGCCGACGGCCGCTACCACGTGCCGCACTACGCACCCGACGCGGCCGACGCGATCCGCGCGATCCTGGCGGCCGGCGGGGTGCCGGTGTTCGCGCACCCGGGTGCCGACGCGCGCGGTCGCATCGTCCCCGACGAGACGTTCGACGAGCTCGCCGACGCGGGCTTGGCGGGTCTCGAGGTGCACCACCGCGACCACGACGACGCGCAGCGGGCGCGGCTCACGGGCCTCGCGCACCGGCTCGGTCTGCTGGTCACGGGCGGCTCCGACCACCACGGTGCCGGGAAGGCCAACCGGCTGGGGGAGAATCTCACCGACCCGGCCGTCCTGGCCGAGATCGAGGCACGGGCGACGAGCGAGGTGATCCGGTGA
- a CDS encoding DeoR/GlpR family DNA-binding transcription regulator translates to MLATQRQELILAAVRERGAARVADLVAELGVSDMTVRRDIAELAQAGLVRRVHGGAVAPEGTRAADEPGFDVKVEQAGPQKAAIAAAAHAELEPGQALALSAGSTTFRLAELVAADAALRPLTVVTNGLRIADALHRGVRAGEIEVVLTGGVRTPSDALVGPVADASLSRLRVDRALLGVHGLDTAGLTTPNLAEAATDRALIACAAATTVLADHTKWGVVGLAQIASLDEVDLVLMDDGAPPEARRHLAGRLRTVPVPAAP, encoded by the coding sequence GTGTTGGCGACCCAGAGGCAAGAGCTGATCCTCGCCGCGGTGCGGGAGCGCGGTGCCGCACGCGTCGCCGACCTCGTCGCCGAGCTCGGGGTCTCAGACATGACCGTGCGCCGCGACATCGCCGAGCTCGCGCAGGCCGGCCTGGTGCGCCGCGTGCACGGCGGCGCCGTCGCACCCGAGGGCACGCGTGCGGCCGACGAGCCGGGCTTCGACGTCAAGGTCGAGCAGGCCGGTCCGCAGAAGGCCGCGATCGCCGCCGCCGCGCACGCCGAGCTCGAGCCCGGTCAGGCGCTCGCGCTCTCGGCCGGGTCCACCACGTTCCGGCTCGCGGAGCTCGTCGCGGCCGACGCCGCGCTGCGGCCCCTGACGGTCGTGACCAACGGCCTGCGGATCGCCGACGCGCTGCACCGCGGCGTGCGGGCGGGCGAGATCGAGGTGGTGCTGACCGGCGGCGTCCGCACGCCCAGCGACGCGCTCGTCGGACCCGTCGCCGACGCGTCGCTCAGCCGCCTGCGCGTCGACCGTGCGCTGCTGGGCGTGCACGGCCTCGACACCGCGGGCCTGACCACGCCCAACCTGGCCGAGGCCGCCACCGACCGCGCCCTCATCGCGTGCGCGGCCGCCACGACCGTCCTGGCCGACCACACCAAGTGGGGCGTGGTGGGCCTGGCCCAGATCGCCTCGCTCGACGAGGTCGACCTGGTGCTGATGGACG
- a CDS encoding DEAD/DEAH box helicase, protein MTTTENLTPADESSEAASALATPMTRPMVSTAASVQAVDASFADFDVRPEIVQALADAGISHPFPIQAMTLPVALSGHDIIGQAKTGTGKTLGFGVPLLHRIVARDEEGYDQLRAPGKPQALVVVPTRELAVQVAGDLATASARRSVRVVQVYGGRAYEPQIDALNAGVDVVVGTPGRMIDMLKQRHLDLSHVRTVVLDEADEMLDLGFLPDVETLLAATPASRHTMLFSATMPGAVVAMARRYMTQPTHIRAADPDDDGRQTVKNIKQVAYRAHALDKVELLARILQAQGRGLTIVFARTKRTAAKVADELVERGFAAGALHGDLGQGAREQALRAFRHGKVDVLVATDVAARGIDVEDVTHVINYQCPEDEKTYLHRTGRTGRAGNKGTAVTFVDWDDLPRWGLIDKSLGLGIPEPVETYSSSPHVYTDLDIPQGVKGRLPKSQQTREGLAAEVLEDLGETGKRARQGGAAGGRDAGRRDERRSGERTAGGRGAGAAQARRPAASGEGEASGEGRSRRRRGGRGRGRGEGGAPNEATAGTTTPAAQGSAPAADGDAPRRSRRRTRGGRPVADAPAADQS, encoded by the coding sequence GTGACCACCACCGAGAACCTCACGCCCGCAGACGAGTCCAGCGAGGCGGCCTCCGCGCTCGCGACCCCCATGACCCGCCCGATGGTCAGCACCGCCGCGTCGGTGCAGGCCGTGGACGCGTCCTTCGCCGACTTCGACGTCCGCCCGGAGATCGTCCAGGCGCTCGCCGACGCGGGCATCTCCCACCCGTTCCCCATCCAGGCCATGACCCTGCCCGTCGCGCTGTCGGGGCACGACATCATCGGCCAGGCCAAGACGGGCACCGGCAAGACGCTCGGCTTCGGCGTCCCGCTGCTGCACCGCATCGTCGCGCGCGACGAGGAGGGCTACGACCAGCTGCGCGCGCCCGGCAAGCCCCAGGCGCTCGTCGTGGTCCCCACGCGTGAGCTCGCGGTGCAGGTCGCGGGCGACCTGGCCACCGCGTCGGCCCGCCGCTCGGTGCGCGTCGTCCAGGTGTACGGCGGACGCGCGTACGAGCCCCAGATCGACGCGCTGAACGCGGGCGTCGACGTGGTCGTCGGCACGCCCGGCCGCATGATCGACATGCTCAAGCAGCGTCACCTCGACCTGTCGCACGTGCGCACCGTCGTGCTCGACGAGGCCGACGAGATGCTCGACCTCGGCTTCCTGCCGGACGTCGAGACGCTGCTCGCGGCCACGCCCGCCTCGCGCCACACCATGCTGTTCTCCGCCACGATGCCCGGTGCGGTCGTCGCGATGGCGCGTCGCTACATGACGCAGCCCACGCACATCCGCGCGGCGGACCCGGACGACGACGGCCGCCAGACCGTCAAGAACATCAAGCAGGTCGCCTACCGCGCGCACGCGCTCGACAAGGTCGAGCTGCTGGCCCGCATCCTGCAGGCGCAGGGCCGCGGCCTGACGATCGTGTTCGCACGCACCAAGCGCACGGCCGCGAAGGTCGCCGACGAGCTCGTCGAGCGCGGGTTCGCGGCGGGCGCGCTGCACGGCGACCTCGGCCAGGGCGCGCGTGAGCAGGCGCTGCGGGCGTTCCGGCACGGCAAGGTGGACGTGCTCGTCGCGACCGACGTCGCGGCGCGCGGCATCGACGTCGAGGACGTCACGCACGTCATCAACTACCAGTGCCCCGAGGACGAGAAGACCTACCTGCACCGCACGGGCCGGACGGGCCGCGCGGGCAACAAGGGCACCGCGGTCACGTTCGTCGACTGGGACGACCTGCCGCGCTGGGGCCTGATCGACAAGTCGCTCGGCCTGGGCATCCCGGAGCCGGTGGAGACGTACTCGAGCTCGCCGCACGTCTACACCGACCTCGACATCCCGCAGGGCGTCAAGGGTCGGCTGCCGAAGTCGCAGCAGACCCGCGAGGGCCTCGCGGCCGAGGTGCTCGAGGACCTCGGTGAGACCGGCAAGCGCGCGCGCCAGGGCGGCGCGGCGGGCGGTCGGGACGCCGGACGGCGCGACGAGCGCCGGTCGGGCGAGCGCACGGCCGGTGGCCGCGGCGCGGGTGCGGCGCAGGCCCGTCGTCCCGCCGCGAGCGGTGAGGGCGAGGCCTCGGGCGAGGGCCGCTCGCGCCGCCGCCGGGGCGGTCGTGGCCGGGGTCGCGGTGAGGGTGGCGCGCCGAACGAGGCCACGGCGGGCACGACGACGCCGGCGGCCCAGGGCTCGGCCCCCGCTGCCGACGGCGACGCACCGCGGCGCAGCCGTCGGCGCACGCGCGGTGGCCGCCCCGTGGCCGACGCGCCGGCGGCCGACCAGTCCTGA
- a CDS encoding aminopeptidase P family protein — MDDANLDRTDGTWHEDQPVEDRGSNRSQRPGSAAFLEFVTSGWAERPPSQATRSAAAEFTAARRSALSARLRGRRLVIPAGTFKVRSNDTDYRFRPHSAFAHLTGLGVEQEPDAVLVLHPVEDGAGDDGSGHHAVLYMRPLAGRDSSEFFSDSRYGEFWVGARPTLEDLETVTGIATAHVDDLRDAVAKDVGDGGVQVLVVPDVDPGVEAVVEEIRAQEAARGAQQADRDEHLVEALSELRLVKDAYEIEQMRLAVATTVEGFEKVVRALPAARAHVRGERVVEGTFVGHARQEGNAVGYETIAAAGDHATTLHWIDNDGQVRAGELLLLDAGVEVDSLYTADITRTLPVDGTFTEVQRRVYQAVLDAADAAFAAAVPGARFRDVHAAAMEVIADRLAQWGLLPVTAAESLLPENQHHRRWMVHGTSHHLGIDVHDCAQARAELYLDGVLEPGMVFTIEPGLYFKSDDLRVPAEYRGIGVRIEDDVLMTADGNENLSAALPRDPDAVEAWMAGLLRG, encoded by the coding sequence ATGGACGACGCGAACCTGGACCGCACCGACGGCACGTGGCACGAGGACCAGCCGGTCGAGGACCGCGGATCGAACCGCTCGCAGCGGCCCGGGTCGGCCGCGTTCCTCGAGTTCGTCACGTCGGGCTGGGCCGAGCGTCCCCCGTCGCAGGCCACGCGCAGCGCCGCGGCCGAGTTCACGGCCGCTCGCCGCAGCGCGCTGTCCGCGCGGCTGCGCGGGCGCCGTCTGGTGATCCCCGCCGGGACGTTCAAGGTGCGCTCGAACGACACCGACTACCGGTTCCGGCCGCACTCGGCGTTCGCGCACCTCACGGGGCTCGGCGTCGAGCAGGAGCCCGACGCGGTCCTGGTGCTGCACCCGGTCGAGGACGGCGCGGGCGACGACGGCAGCGGCCACCACGCGGTGCTGTACATGCGCCCGCTGGCGGGCCGCGACTCGAGCGAGTTCTTCTCCGACTCCCGCTACGGCGAGTTCTGGGTGGGTGCGCGCCCGACCCTCGAGGACCTCGAGACCGTCACGGGCATCGCGACCGCGCACGTCGACGACCTGCGGGACGCGGTCGCCAAGGACGTGGGCGACGGCGGCGTGCAGGTGCTCGTGGTGCCGGACGTCGACCCCGGGGTCGAGGCGGTCGTCGAGGAGATCCGCGCGCAGGAGGCCGCGCGCGGGGCGCAGCAGGCGGACCGCGACGAGCACCTGGTCGAGGCGCTGTCCGAGCTGCGGCTCGTCAAGGACGCGTACGAGATCGAGCAGATGCGGCTCGCGGTCGCGACGACGGTCGAGGGCTTCGAGAAGGTGGTCCGCGCGCTGCCCGCGGCCCGCGCGCACGTGCGCGGCGAGCGTGTGGTCGAGGGCACGTTCGTCGGGCACGCCCGTCAGGAGGGCAACGCGGTGGGCTACGAGACGATCGCCGCCGCGGGTGACCACGCGACCACGCTGCACTGGATCGACAACGACGGCCAGGTGCGCGCGGGCGAGCTGCTGCTGCTCGACGCGGGTGTCGAGGTCGACTCGCTCTACACCGCCGACATCACGCGCACGCTCCCGGTGGACGGCACGTTCACCGAGGTGCAGCGCCGCGTCTACCAGGCGGTGCTCGACGCCGCGGACGCCGCGTTCGCGGCCGCGGTGCCGGGTGCGCGGTTCCGCGACGTGCACGCCGCCGCGATGGAGGTCATCGCGGACCGCCTCGCGCAGTGGGGTCTGCTGCCCGTGACCGCGGCCGAGTCGCTGCTGCCCGAGAACCAGCACCACCGGCGCTGGATGGTGCACGGCACCAGCCACCACCTGGGCATCGACGTGCACGACTGCGCGCAGGCACGCGCCGAGCTCTACCTGGACGGCGTGCTCGAGCCCGGCATGGTGTTCACCATCGAGCCCGGCCTGTACTTCAAGTCCGACGACCTGCGCGTGCCGGCCGAGTACCGCGGCATCGGCGTGCGCATCGAGGACGACGTGCTGATGACCGCCGACGGCAACGAGAACCTCTCGGCGGCGCTGCCGCGCGACCCCGACGCGGTCGAGGCCTGGATGGCGGGGCTGCTGCGCGGCTGA
- a CDS encoding ferritin-like fold-containing protein produces MTTDAHRPTDDRPAGADDALELLGLVAQLEHIAFVRLAADSAIAPDVEQRLALSRFAAAAVERRDRVIARIVELGGDAARLLGEFDDVLEEFDARTQPSTWWERLLKAYVGYGVADDFCRLAALALDDRSRQVVLEVLEDASHAELAVAELDAAGSQDDVLSSRLALWGRRLVGEALSVVQRIIAQRPGLARLAHEGQLAQHADDVAGQAAEPAQGAAPDARPVGNAPAKIFGELTAQHTRRMSRLGLTA; encoded by the coding sequence ATGACCACCGACGCGCACCGACCGACCGACGACCGTCCGGCAGGCGCCGACGACGCGCTCGAGCTGCTCGGGCTGGTCGCCCAGCTGGAGCACATCGCGTTCGTGCGGCTCGCGGCGGACTCGGCGATCGCGCCCGACGTCGAGCAGCGCCTCGCGCTGTCCCGGTTCGCGGCGGCCGCGGTCGAGCGGCGCGACCGGGTGATCGCCCGGATCGTCGAGCTCGGCGGGGACGCCGCTCGGCTGCTGGGCGAGTTCGACGACGTGCTGGAGGAGTTCGACGCCCGCACGCAGCCGAGCACGTGGTGGGAGCGGCTGCTCAAGGCCTACGTCGGCTACGGCGTGGCCGACGACTTCTGCCGGCTCGCGGCGCTCGCGCTCGACGACCGGTCCCGCCAGGTGGTGCTCGAGGTGCTCGAGGACGCGTCGCACGCCGAGCTGGCCGTCGCCGAGCTCGACGCCGCCGGCTCGCAGGACGACGTGCTGTCCTCGCGGCTCGCGCTGTGGGGCCGTCGCCTGGTGGGGGAGGCGCTCTCGGTGGTGCAGCGGATCATCGCGCAGCGGCCCGGCCTGGCACGGCTCGCGCACGAGGGCCAGCTCGCGCAGCACGCGGACGACGTGGCCGGTCAGGCCGCGGAGCCCGCGCAGGGAGCCGCGCCCGACGCCCGTCCGGTGGGGAACGCGCCCGCGAAGATCTTCGGTGAGCTCACCGCGCAGCACACGCGGCGCATGAGCCGGCTGGGCCTGACGGCCTGA
- a CDS encoding DUF1003 domain-containing protein, translated as MAERLDQPRESRRSFLPRPQADQDAAGRVSESIARFLGTPSFIFWLTIFCIVWLGWNAFGPEDLRFDKAANGFTALTLMLSLQASYAAPLILLAQNRQTDRDRVQAEQDRQRAERNLADTEFLAREMASVRIALNEVATRDFVRSELRNLLEELLAEQAEQADADEPAEPGAERPDGKPARAERKPERRRV; from the coding sequence GTGGCTGAGCGCCTCGACCAGCCGCGCGAGTCGCGGCGGTCCTTCCTGCCGCGTCCGCAGGCGGACCAGGACGCCGCGGGCCGCGTCTCGGAGAGCATCGCGCGGTTCCTGGGCACGCCGTCGTTCATCTTCTGGCTGACGATCTTCTGCATCGTCTGGCTCGGGTGGAACGCGTTCGGCCCCGAGGACCTGCGGTTCGACAAGGCCGCGAACGGGTTCACGGCGCTCACGCTCATGCTGTCGCTCCAGGCGTCCTACGCCGCTCCCCTCATCCTGCTCGCGCAGAACCGGCAGACCGACCGGGACCGCGTGCAGGCCGAGCAGGACCGGCAGCGCGCCGAGCGCAACCTGGCGGACACCGAGTTCCTGGCGCGCGAGATGGCCTCGGTGCGCATCGCGCTCAACGAGGTGGCGACCCGCGACTTCGTGCGCTCCGAGCTGCGCAACCTGCTCGAGGAGCTGCTCGCCGAGCAGGCCGAGCAGGCGGACGCCGACGAGCCGGCCGAGCCCGGCGCCGAGCGCCCGGACGGCAAACCGGCGCGGGCCGAGCGCAAGCCCGAACGTCGCCGCGTCTGA
- a CDS encoding MarC family protein, translated as MSEILDARLLASVFITLFVIMDPPGTVPIFLGLTGSMTRKQRNKAAWQAVAVALGVIVSFALFGQSILSYMHISLAALQASGGLLLLLVAMELLTGKMEEAQASANDKVNVALVPLGTPLLAGPGAIVATMVFVKQSDGSAADWVAIALAVVAVHVCLWLAMRFANVIHRVLKDSGVILVTRIAGLLLAAIAVQLIADAVTAFVQAA; from the coding sequence GTGAGCGAGATCCTCGACGCGCGCCTGCTCGCGTCCGTGTTCATCACGCTGTTCGTCATCATGGACCCGCCCGGCACGGTCCCGATCTTCCTGGGCCTGACCGGCTCGATGACGCGCAAGCAGCGCAACAAGGCCGCGTGGCAGGCGGTCGCGGTCGCGCTCGGCGTCATCGTCTCGTTCGCGCTGTTCGGGCAGTCGATCCTGTCCTACATGCACATCTCGCTCGCGGCGCTGCAGGCGTCGGGCGGTCTGCTGCTGCTGCTCGTGGCGATGGAGCTGCTGACCGGCAAGATGGAGGAGGCCCAGGCCTCCGCGAACGACAAGGTCAACGTCGCGCTCGTGCCCCTGGGCACGCCGCTGCTCGCGGGGCCCGGTGCGATCGTCGCGACGATGGTGTTCGTCAAGCAGTCCGACGGGTCGGCAGCGGACTGGGTGGCCATTGCGCTCGCGGTCGTGGCGGTGCACGTGTGCCTGTGGCTGGCCATGCGGTTCGCCAACGTCATCCACCGCGTGCTCAAGGACTCGGGCGTCATCCTGGTCACGCGCATCGCGGGTCTGCTGCTCGCGGCGATCGCGGTCCAGCTGATCGCCGACGCCGTGACGGCGTTCGTGCAGGCCGCCTGA